From one Mycobacterium colombiense CECT 3035 genomic stretch:
- a CDS encoding tubulin-like doman-containing protein has translation MRRFLVVGCGGSGGATLSLMMDQLRSELHTAGIEKLLAGWQFVHIDVPSAAESGPEGLANVPAQGGSYVGCGPQGSSYAVLDGALSQRLAAESALDTIATWAPRNPQEVSIPISAGAGQYRAIGRMITLSKAAEIHARLQAAWDTLFRVETVSEMSTVDVPGMGRFDPNEPPLVLVVSSMAGGAGASMALDVCRLLTLVTGLDPRLMGVFMVTPDIFDSLPQSAIIGVRANALAMLGEIVASQSGAAREHDVRILRALGHHHGEGEPIPFARVFPVGRYIGADRTLFGDGSQYAVYRGLARGLAGLMMSGRASDQFVAYDLGNTASPVGDRDLLGWGISSWDVLPWGTYGFSSLSMGRDRYAEYAAQRLARSCVDKLLDGHMQKGNPASSTEQLDSLLSSQWAALCGELGLPPSAGDEQTRVSQLGRWIGTEAFTADTVAATVNNLIDRQLRNHLPNPEGVAAEQWVPTMRQAVHNRRAELARACADAAYAMAFQWHQDFAARLDKVVGAAVASLGLPFAREVVDQLRRHIDDQLTAGVAQLGNMGPPDIVAISPQVDAGLKSLHGVMTNTDQIVAAVVDGFRATVRRQLFADTAARIADVMRVLGVELLVPLRDRLSEAMVQLEIARSEPPTDVGLARLATDQYAAWPADADELVPSRFAEANNEVLLINSTAFKGRYEADLPKAVAGANAMIPLQSAIEEATTRVILGEWQTTGGVAAPGGLIERTATWVTRALGTDPETGRARVPSIAQFDIHTRPVELLRRARLYVERPGESFAEFCKVSLRDYVQGAGASESELVARRRDIATKFAEALSLARPLASVNDQALQRVHPGQQTEYRYKFSEIPFAGQPVDRELFEVIRNNPRIDQATKDNYGRSLSDEDSVTRIDIFGSYPNYSPLAFDSVLKPAAQQWAQTAGPGRGAFWKYRRSRPLSASLPMTDEQRFAMTGGWFVGQLLGRIQIPASPFTEPVRIYDADSGQWLNFPNPLLTPPSAFHAPYDWLPAVLESILLAIAQSHEPPVMRSLRPYSVLRELYDAHSQDPASGIVALSAQGLLREFLQGVASAPGVQSRVPGIAEAQTADERAAAAVEWLTTIRDVAAQYLPADMAGATPGGAFTTVPTRTTASNTPMFRDLAPDVYAATGALINLIQHEAEALAAGAAAGGPVLDGGAPVVIPEGGTF, from the coding sequence ATGCGACGATTCCTGGTAGTGGGCTGCGGTGGCTCCGGTGGTGCCACGCTGTCTCTGATGATGGACCAGTTGCGCTCCGAACTGCACACCGCTGGGATCGAAAAGCTGTTGGCCGGTTGGCAATTCGTCCATATCGACGTGCCGAGCGCCGCCGAGTCGGGCCCGGAGGGGCTGGCGAACGTCCCCGCCCAGGGCGGCAGCTACGTCGGCTGCGGACCGCAGGGCAGCAGCTACGCCGTGCTCGACGGTGCGCTGTCGCAGCGGCTGGCGGCCGAATCGGCGCTGGACACCATCGCCACCTGGGCGCCCCGCAACCCGCAGGAGGTGTCGATCCCGATCTCGGCCGGCGCGGGGCAGTACCGGGCGATCGGGCGCATGATCACCCTGAGTAAGGCCGCCGAGATCCACGCCCGGCTACAGGCCGCCTGGGACACGCTGTTTCGCGTCGAGACCGTTTCGGAGATGTCGACGGTCGACGTGCCGGGCATGGGGCGCTTCGACCCGAACGAACCGCCGCTGGTGTTGGTGGTGTCCTCGATGGCCGGCGGTGCGGGCGCGTCGATGGCGCTGGACGTGTGCCGCCTGCTGACCTTGGTCACCGGCCTGGATCCCCGATTGATGGGCGTATTCATGGTGACACCCGACATCTTCGACTCGTTGCCCCAGAGCGCCATCATCGGCGTGCGGGCGAACGCGTTGGCGATGCTCGGCGAGATCGTGGCCAGCCAATCCGGCGCGGCCCGCGAACACGACGTGCGGATCCTGCGCGCGCTGGGCCACCATCACGGCGAGGGCGAACCGATTCCGTTCGCGCGGGTCTTCCCGGTGGGCCGCTACATCGGCGCCGACCGCACCCTGTTCGGCGACGGCTCGCAGTACGCGGTGTACCGCGGACTGGCGCGTGGGCTGGCCGGGCTGATGATGAGCGGCCGGGCCAGCGACCAGTTCGTCGCCTACGACCTGGGCAACACCGCGTCGCCGGTGGGCGATCGCGACCTGCTGGGCTGGGGCATCTCGTCCTGGGATGTGTTGCCCTGGGGTACCTATGGCTTCTCCAGCCTGAGCATGGGCCGCGACCGCTACGCCGAATACGCCGCCCAGCGGCTGGCCCGCAGCTGCGTCGACAAGCTGCTCGACGGCCACATGCAGAAGGGCAATCCGGCGTCGAGCACCGAACAATTGGACTCGCTGCTGTCCAGCCAATGGGCCGCGCTCTGCGGCGAATTGGGGTTGCCGCCCAGCGCCGGTGACGAGCAGACCCGGGTGAGCCAGCTGGGCCGCTGGATCGGCACCGAGGCGTTCACCGCCGACACCGTCGCCGCCACGGTCAACAACCTGATCGACCGGCAGCTGCGCAACCACCTGCCGAACCCGGAAGGCGTCGCCGCCGAACAGTGGGTGCCGACCATGCGGCAGGCCGTGCACAATCGGCGCGCCGAGTTGGCCCGCGCGTGTGCGGATGCAGCCTACGCCATGGCTTTTCAGTGGCACCAGGACTTCGCCGCCCGGCTGGACAAGGTGGTCGGCGCGGCCGTCGCCTCGCTGGGATTGCCCTTCGCGCGGGAAGTCGTCGACCAGCTCCGCCGGCACATCGACGACCAACTCACCGCGGGGGTCGCGCAGCTGGGCAACATGGGCCCGCCCGACATCGTGGCGATCTCGCCGCAGGTGGACGCCGGGCTGAAATCGCTGCACGGGGTGATGACCAACACCGACCAGATCGTGGCGGCCGTGGTGGACGGCTTCCGCGCGACGGTGCGTCGTCAGCTGTTCGCCGACACCGCCGCCCGGATCGCCGACGTGATGCGGGTGCTGGGCGTGGAATTGCTGGTGCCGCTGCGTGATCGCCTCAGCGAGGCGATGGTTCAGCTGGAGATCGCCCGCTCGGAGCCGCCTACCGACGTGGGCCTCGCGCGGTTGGCCACCGATCAGTATGCGGCCTGGCCGGCGGACGCCGACGAACTGGTGCCCAGCCGGTTCGCCGAGGCGAACAACGAAGTGCTGCTGATCAATTCGACCGCCTTCAAGGGACGCTACGAGGCCGACCTGCCGAAGGCGGTGGCCGGTGCCAACGCCATGATCCCGTTGCAGTCGGCGATCGAGGAGGCGACCACGCGGGTGATCCTCGGGGAATGGCAGACCACCGGTGGCGTCGCCGCGCCCGGCGGGCTGATCGAACGCACCGCCACGTGGGTCACCCGGGCGCTGGGCACCGACCCGGAGACCGGCCGCGCGCGGGTGCCGTCGATCGCCCAGTTCGACATCCACACCCGGCCAGTGGAATTGCTGCGCAGGGCCAGGCTCTACGTCGAGCGGCCCGGGGAGTCGTTCGCCGAATTCTGCAAGGTGTCGCTGCGCGACTACGTGCAGGGTGCCGGGGCGTCGGAGTCGGAGCTGGTGGCGCGCCGCCGCGACATCGCCACCAAGTTCGCCGAGGCGCTGTCGCTGGCGCGACCGCTGGCCAGCGTCAACGACCAAGCGCTGCAGCGGGTCCACCCCGGCCAGCAGACCGAATACCGCTACAAGTTCTCCGAGATTCCGTTCGCCGGTCAACCGGTCGACCGGGAACTGTTCGAAGTCATCCGCAACAATCCGCGCATCGACCAGGCGACGAAGGACAACTACGGGCGCTCGCTGTCCGACGAGGACAGCGTGACCCGCATCGACATCTTCGGGTCCTATCCCAACTATTCGCCGCTGGCGTTCGACTCGGTGCTCAAGCCCGCCGCCCAGCAGTGGGCGCAGACCGCGGGGCCCGGGCGCGGCGCCTTCTGGAAATACCGTCGCTCCCGGCCACTTTCGGCGTCGCTGCCGATGACCGACGAGCAGCGATTCGCCATGACCGGCGGCTGGTTCGTCGGCCAGCTGCTGGGCCGCATCCAGATCCCGGCGTCCCCGTTCACCGAGCCGGTGCGGATCTACGACGCCGACAGCGGGCAGTGGCTGAACTTCCCGAACCCGCTGCTGACGCCGCCGTCGGCGTTCCACGCCCCCTACGACTGGTTGCCCGCGGTGCTGGAATCGATCCTGCTGGCCATCGCGCAGTCGCACGAGCCGCCGGTGATGCGATCGCTGCGGCCCTACAGCGTGCTGCGTGAGCTCTACGACGCGCACTCCCAAGACCCCGCCAGCGGGATCGTCGCGTTGTCGGCGCAAGGGCTGTTGCGCGAATTCCTGCAAGGCGTTGCGAGCGCACCCGGTGTGCAGTCTCGGGTGCCGGGAATCGCCGAGGCCCAAACCGCCGACGAGCGCGCCGCGGCGGCCGTCGAATGGTTGACCACCATCCGCGACGTTGCGGCGCAATACCTTCCGGCGGACATGGCCGGGGCGACCCCGGGTGGGGCGTTCACGACGGTGCCGACCCGGACCACCGCGTCGAACACGCCAATGTTCCGCGACCTGGCGCCCGACGTGTACGCGGCCACCGGCGCGCTGATCAACCTGATCCAGCACGAGGCCGAGGCGCTGGCGGCCGGCGCCGCGGCGGGCGGGCCGGTGCTCGACGGCGGTGCGCCCGTGGTGATTCCCGAGGGCGGGACGTTCTGA
- a CDS encoding VWA domain-containing protein, translated as MAAAASLVVVLNLVGWAPVASATGSPGASRFGACLASQKAGDLLLLFDESSSLQQTDPQAARVQAARYLVQTLGKYADRVSAHLDVAVAGFSDTYVPEHDWTQLTGSTAGSVGASLDPIAKKNTGIDTDYWLALDGARQALTNHGGAAGKGQRCQAIAWFSDGMIDFTARPVTKPYADGVPLDSPNGIPDTTQKAVQSICRPSGLADQLRSSNIIMLGIGLGAKQTPGDFNVMSAISTGKGLQGMACGAIMDPVPGDFFPVANIDDMLFAFDALNPDPGVTDQGGVCQIKVCPEARHNFVLDRSIKEVNILGSGGVPGVEPYLVAPTGQTLPLPKKDGAQNVNVDGVSVNYQWQSESAQTISLQNGNAPHWAGQWAIVYVDTTGQHPDAVSKVSIHITTDIFPALTGGEKVAWHSGQTLKGLVFGLVDGQGKPMAPADLAGSATMSASLGPDGAAPIPLLTAAGKDDIAKPVDADLTKVAPGHATLRMSLVITTADTTDLNGGPIAGTQLSPQEVDVPVQILPKVGLPTPGERIDFGTVEGAKGATATLNITGPGCAWISDTDAATVSGAPDGIGTPHVGSPMNSGQHCLKVQAGETAQLSVTLHTDHNGHGGLNGTVPVHVSTLDNPDDAQTVPVAFTASMINPLNTTNFILVLIAALLLGPGIPLALLYASKWWVSKIPDNPLLAERIPVEVDHDAVLRGGEPFAMADTDLVQPVTGLPPGGTRELSVAGVNLSVVMGRSPFGSGHVVVNAEGVVSVGSKLPGSDKTGLRAVLPLAVHNTWVLLHNPYGPENAAEVLLLVAGTTDTLARERLYEDVAQRLPDLLTGLRLRAVQAGMTAPFAAPGETASPFGDTPAGIVAGPAGDDPFGGGGDSPFGGAPAAAPASFAAAKPVAPPPVTTGSVPPGFNEAETQERPIPEPIPRQDDTMASGYRYDEHGQREERDEGGERGEGKPSALPPTEATQPSYRFDPEPFDPFGEGT; from the coding sequence GTGGCCGCGGCCGCTTCTTTGGTGGTGGTGCTGAACCTGGTCGGGTGGGCGCCGGTCGCGTCGGCGACCGGCTCGCCGGGGGCCAGCCGATTCGGGGCCTGCCTGGCCTCGCAGAAGGCCGGTGATCTGCTGCTGTTGTTCGACGAGTCGAGCAGCCTGCAGCAGACCGACCCGCAGGCCGCGCGGGTACAGGCCGCCCGCTACCTGGTGCAGACGCTGGGCAAGTACGCCGACCGGGTGAGCGCACACCTCGACGTCGCCGTCGCCGGGTTCTCCGATACCTATGTCCCCGAACATGATTGGACCCAGCTCACCGGATCGACCGCCGGCAGCGTCGGCGCCTCGCTGGATCCGATCGCCAAGAAGAACACGGGCATCGACACCGACTACTGGCTGGCCCTCGACGGCGCCCGGCAGGCGCTGACCAACCACGGCGGGGCCGCCGGCAAGGGGCAGCGCTGCCAGGCCATCGCCTGGTTCTCCGACGGCATGATCGACTTCACCGCCCGCCCGGTGACCAAGCCCTACGCCGACGGGGTCCCGCTGGACTCACCGAACGGAATCCCCGACACCACCCAGAAGGCCGTGCAGTCCATCTGCCGGCCCAGCGGCCTGGCCGACCAGCTGCGGTCGAGCAACATCATCATGTTGGGAATCGGGTTGGGCGCCAAGCAGACTCCCGGCGACTTCAACGTGATGTCGGCGATCAGCACCGGCAAGGGACTGCAGGGCATGGCGTGCGGCGCCATCATGGATCCGGTGCCCGGCGACTTCTTTCCCGTCGCCAACATCGACGACATGCTGTTCGCATTCGACGCCCTCAACCCCGACCCCGGCGTGACCGACCAGGGCGGGGTGTGCCAGATCAAGGTGTGCCCGGAGGCGCGGCACAACTTCGTGCTCGACCGGTCCATCAAAGAGGTCAACATCCTGGGCTCCGGCGGCGTGCCCGGCGTCGAGCCCTACCTCGTCGCCCCGACCGGGCAGACCCTGCCGCTGCCCAAAAAGGACGGCGCCCAAAACGTCAACGTCGACGGCGTGTCGGTGAACTATCAATGGCAATCCGAATCGGCGCAGACGATCTCGCTGCAGAACGGCAACGCGCCGCACTGGGCCGGGCAGTGGGCGATCGTCTACGTCGACACCACCGGCCAGCACCCGGACGCGGTGTCCAAGGTCAGCATTCACATCACCACCGACATCTTCCCGGCGCTGACGGGCGGCGAGAAGGTCGCGTGGCACAGCGGCCAGACACTCAAGGGCCTGGTCTTCGGTTTGGTTGACGGCCAAGGCAAGCCGATGGCCCCGGCCGACCTGGCCGGCTCGGCCACTATGTCGGCCTCGCTGGGTCCCGACGGCGCCGCGCCGATTCCGCTGCTGACCGCGGCGGGCAAAGACGACATCGCCAAACCCGTCGACGCCGACCTGACCAAGGTCGCCCCGGGGCACGCGACGCTGCGGATGTCGCTGGTGATCACCACCGCGGACACCACCGACCTGAACGGCGGGCCCATCGCCGGCACCCAGCTGTCGCCGCAGGAAGTCGATGTGCCCGTGCAGATTCTGCCCAAGGTCGGTCTGCCCACCCCCGGTGAGCGCATCGATTTCGGCACGGTCGAGGGAGCCAAGGGGGCGACGGCGACGCTGAACATCACCGGCCCGGGCTGCGCCTGGATCAGCGACACCGATGCCGCGACGGTGTCGGGCGCCCCCGACGGCATCGGCACGCCGCATGTCGGTTCGCCGATGAATTCGGGCCAGCACTGCCTGAAGGTGCAGGCCGGGGAGACCGCACAGCTGTCGGTCACCCTGCACACCGACCACAACGGCCACGGCGGGCTCAACGGCACTGTGCCCGTCCACGTTTCGACGCTGGACAACCCGGACGACGCGCAGACCGTACCCGTGGCCTTCACGGCGTCGATGATCAACCCGCTCAACACCACCAACTTCATTTTGGTGCTCATCGCCGCGCTGCTGCTGGGTCCCGGAATCCCGTTGGCGCTGCTGTACGCGTCGAAGTGGTGGGTCAGCAAGATCCCCGACAATCCGCTGCTGGCCGAACGCATCCCGGTGGAGGTCGACCACGACGCGGTGTTGCGCGGCGGCGAGCCGTTCGCGATGGCCGACACCGATCTGGTGCAACCGGTGACCGGGCTGCCGCCTGGCGGCACCCGCGAGCTGTCGGTGGCCGGGGTGAATCTCTCGGTCGTGATGGGGCGCAGCCCGTTCGGATCCGGCCACGTGGTCGTCAACGCCGAGGGCGTCGTCAGCGTCGGGTCCAAGCTACCCGGATCGGACAAAACCGGTCTGCGCGCTGTGCTGCCGCTGGCGGTGCACAACACCTGGGTGCTGCTGCACAACCCGTACGGGCCCGAGAACGCCGCCGAGGTACTGCTGTTGGTGGCCGGAACCACCGACACCCTCGCGCGGGAGCGGCTCTACGAAGACGTCGCGCAGCGACTGCCCGACCTGCTCACCGGGTTGCGGCTGCGCGCCGTACAGGCCGGCATGACGGCGCCGTTCGCGGCGCCGGGCGAGACGGCTTCCCCGTTCGGTGACACGCCCGCCGGCATCGTGGCCGGCCCGGCCGGAGACGATCCCTTTGGCGGCGGGGGCGATTCGCCATTCGGGGGCGCACCCGCAGCGGCGCCCGCCTCCTTCGCGGCAGCCAAACCCGTTGCGCCGCCGCCCGTGACGACGGGATCGGTGCCGCCGGGGTTCAACGAGGCGGAGACGCAGGAGCGGCCGATCCCCGAACCCATACCGCGCCAGGACGACACGATGGCCTCGGGCTACCGGTATGACGAGCACGGCCAGCGCGAAGAACGCGACGAGGGCGGCGAGCGGGGCGAGGGCAAGCCGTCCGCGCTCCCGCCGACCGAGGCGACACAGCCCTCCTATCGATTTGACCCAGAACCATTCGACCCGTTCGGAGAGGGCACCTGA
- a CDS encoding DUF4190 domain-containing protein has protein sequence MYPSDDPFAPQSGDPFGGPPPTVSYGGAPTTPVGYSGAPFGGQPPRADYNTLAVLSPVFAVIVPPAGIVMGHLALPQINRSGERGRPAAIAGLVIGYLMCVLLILGGVYWGTRPSDSTPATASSSALPRPLPPRTITSVAPGTTVPRGPKLDLATVPIGTCVELQLRNSTGNDALDLFGVDCEHRDGVYTVAARVRSSNQCNSVYVAAPPDRSFALCLNPY, from the coding sequence ATGTATCCCAGCGACGACCCTTTCGCGCCGCAGTCCGGCGACCCGTTCGGCGGACCGCCGCCCACCGTGTCCTACGGGGGCGCGCCGACGACCCCGGTCGGCTACTCGGGTGCGCCGTTCGGTGGGCAGCCGCCGCGCGCGGACTACAACACCCTGGCGGTGCTCTCACCGGTCTTCGCGGTGATTGTTCCGCCCGCCGGCATCGTGATGGGCCACCTCGCCTTGCCGCAGATCAATCGCAGCGGTGAGCGGGGACGCCCGGCCGCGATCGCCGGCCTGGTGATCGGCTACCTGATGTGTGTGCTGCTGATCCTCGGTGGCGTGTATTGGGGCACCCGCCCAAGCGATTCGACGCCGGCGACCGCGTCCAGCTCCGCCCTGCCCCGGCCGCTGCCGCCCCGGACCATCACGTCGGTAGCGCCGGGCACCACGGTGCCGCGGGGCCCGAAGCTCGACCTGGCGACCGTGCCGATCGGCACCTGCGTGGAGCTGCAGCTGCGCAACAGCACGGGCAACGACGCGCTGGACCTGTTCGGCGTCGACTGCGAGCACCGCGACGGGGTGTACACGGTTGCCGCGCGGGTGCGCTCGAGCAACCAGTGCAACTCGGTGTACGTGGCCGCGCCGCCCGACCGCTCCTTCGCCCTGTGCCTGAACCCGTATTGA
- a CDS encoding DUF4190 domain-containing protein has product MATLSAIFAFVFAPAGAALGHVALSQIRQSHQRGRDRAIFGLTASYLIIVLAVGALAVWLATSGSDSHTVKTAAPSPYVPPVPPHTTVITPPPAQRPSVSVSDLKVGDCIEVQQNKPDPSEKADFITIYPVTCEVREGVLQVTQLLSNDSCKTPTTLWNHNKTVYACIVDFKG; this is encoded by the coding sequence TTGGCGACGCTGTCGGCCATCTTCGCGTTCGTCTTCGCGCCGGCCGGCGCCGCGCTGGGGCACGTGGCGTTGTCCCAAATCCGGCAAAGCCACCAGCGTGGCCGCGACCGCGCCATCTTCGGGCTGACGGCCTCGTACCTGATCATCGTGCTGGCGGTCGGCGCCCTGGCGGTGTGGCTGGCGACCAGCGGATCCGATTCGCACACGGTCAAGACGGCCGCCCCCAGCCCGTACGTGCCGCCGGTGCCGCCGCACACCACGGTGATCACGCCGCCGCCGGCGCAGCGCCCGAGCGTCTCTGTCAGCGACCTGAAGGTGGGCGACTGCATCGAGGTCCAGCAGAACAAGCCGGACCCCTCGGAGAAGGCCGACTTCATCACCATCTACCCCGTCACATGCGAGGTGCGCGAAGGCGTCCTGCAGGTGACCCAGCTGCTGTCGAACGACTCCTGCAAGACCCCCACGACGCTGTGGAACCACAACAAGACCGTGTACGCCTGCATCGTCGACTTCAAGGGCTGA
- a CDS encoding Rv3717 family N-acetylmuramoyl-L-alanine amidase, with protein sequence MSDRPGGLRSVARRDILKIAGVMPAMVTAGAWLPAPRAAAAVAGASVFLDPGHNAVNDASINQQVPNGRGGTKPCQTSGAAADDGYPEHAFTWAVVGLINDSLNQLGVHTQLSRDSDGGVGPCIDQRAAAANAMRPDAIVSIHADGGPPSGSGFHVNYSSPPLNDAQSGPAVRLAHAMRDALVQSGLQPANYIGSDGLYGRDDLAGLNLAQYPAVLVELGNMKNAGDLARMESPDGRAKYAAAVTQGIVAFLNSKAATG encoded by the coding sequence GTGAGTGATCGCCCGGGCGGGCTGCGATCCGTGGCACGCCGCGACATCCTGAAAATCGCCGGTGTCATGCCGGCGATGGTCACCGCCGGTGCATGGTTGCCCGCCCCGCGGGCGGCGGCCGCGGTGGCCGGGGCGTCGGTCTTCCTGGACCCCGGCCACAACGCCGTGAACGACGCGTCCATCAACCAGCAGGTCCCCAACGGCCGCGGCGGCACCAAGCCCTGCCAGACGTCGGGGGCCGCCGCCGACGACGGCTATCCCGAACACGCCTTCACCTGGGCGGTGGTGGGGCTGATCAACGATTCGCTGAACCAACTGGGCGTGCACACCCAACTGTCCCGCGACAGCGACGGCGGGGTCGGCCCGTGCATCGACCAGCGCGCCGCGGCGGCCAACGCCATGCGCCCGGACGCGATCGTCAGCATCCATGCCGACGGAGGGCCACCGTCCGGCAGCGGATTCCACGTCAACTACTCCAGCCCGCCGCTCAACGACGCCCAATCCGGACCGGCCGTGCGGCTGGCGCATGCGATGCGGGATGCCTTGGTCCAATCCGGTTTACAGCCGGCCAACTACATCGGCTCGGACGGCCTGTACGGTCGCGACGACCTCGCCGGGCTGAACCTGGCCCAGTACCCGGCGGTCCTGGTCGAACTGGGGAACATGAAAAACGCCGGTGACTTGGCGCGAATGGAAAGTCCGGACGGCCGGGCGAAATATGCCGCGGCGGTCACCCAGGGCATAGTTGCCTTTCTGAACTCCAAAGCCGCGACCGGCTGA
- a CDS encoding condensation domain-containing protein: protein MIVNTPQHDKATTLVRPLGAAERLFYRYSERNPAHFSIVAEFGEVLRADELRTALGAVQRRHPLLSVHVEDRPGIRLGFYRAATVAPVGLTISHVPELAWQAAAAAELSRPFDRSRAPLMRASLLQSSTRSALLLTFDHTIADGISSIVVLTDLIAALSGAVLASLPVPQAQERIVATALEAAEPLDPTAESDDTRMSTPSVIRPFDGTLTNVRTLAMTRAETAALVRRCRAENTTVHAALVVAMCRVRAAVRGEEFIRVLNPMNLRPMLAIEGGCVLCILPTATGHAPWDGTSFWEQARATTAHLNAARSAPAIRTTTDALEQVIPIDADTDDAEHLFSRISPWDVMVTNLGVQNLDGATALRPTAVWGPVVLSQTDGEYLTGITTYEGSLRMVTCGYSVPETFLKCVGDALMAAVEEV, encoded by the coding sequence GTGATCGTCAACACCCCGCAGCACGACAAGGCAACCACCCTCGTTCGTCCCCTGGGAGCCGCCGAGCGGCTGTTCTATCGATACAGCGAGCGCAACCCCGCGCATTTCTCGATCGTGGCGGAATTCGGCGAGGTGCTCCGCGCGGACGAGCTCCGGACGGCGTTGGGCGCCGTCCAGCGACGGCATCCGCTGTTGTCGGTGCACGTGGAGGACCGGCCCGGTATCCGCCTGGGCTTCTATCGCGCGGCGACCGTCGCGCCCGTGGGGCTCACCATAAGCCACGTACCGGAACTGGCGTGGCAGGCCGCCGCGGCCGCAGAGCTCAGCAGGCCGTTCGACCGGTCGCGTGCGCCGCTGATGCGCGCCTCGTTGCTGCAGAGCTCGACGCGTAGCGCGCTGCTGCTCACCTTCGACCACACGATCGCCGACGGAATCAGTTCCATCGTCGTGCTCACCGACCTGATCGCCGCGCTCAGCGGAGCGGTCCTGGCGAGTTTGCCTGTGCCACAAGCTCAGGAGCGCATCGTCGCGACCGCCCTCGAAGCGGCCGAGCCGCTGGACCCCACCGCGGAATCCGACGACACGAGGATGAGCACGCCCAGCGTCATCCGTCCCTTCGACGGCACCCTGACGAACGTGCGAACCCTGGCCATGACCCGAGCCGAGACCGCCGCATTGGTGCGGCGTTGCCGCGCGGAGAACACCACGGTGCACGCGGCGTTGGTCGTGGCGATGTGCCGAGTGCGCGCCGCGGTCCGAGGCGAGGAGTTCATCCGCGTCCTCAACCCGATGAACCTGCGGCCGATGCTCGCAATCGAGGGCGGCTGCGTGCTGTGCATCCTGCCGACCGCAACCGGGCACGCGCCGTGGGACGGGACATCGTTCTGGGAGCAGGCCCGCGCGACGACCGCGCATCTCAACGCCGCGCGATCGGCGCCAGCAATCCGTACGACGACGGACGCCCTCGAGCAGGTGATCCCCATCGATGCCGACACCGACGACGCCGAGCACCTCTTCAGCCGGATCAGCCCGTGGGACGTCATGGTCACCAACCTCGGCGTGCAAAACCTGGACGGCGCAACCGCTTTGCGTCCGACGGCGGTGTGGGGGCCGGTGGTGCTCAGCCAGACGGATGGCGAATACCTGACCGGGATCACCACCTACGAGGGCAGTCTGAGGATGGTGACCTGTGGCTACAGCGTGCCGGAGACCTTCTTGAAGTGTGTGGGCGACGCCCTGATGGCTGCTGTCGAAGAGGTCTGA
- a CDS encoding acyl-CoA dehydrogenase encodes MSVVESRPLHGVTDEFVARLADRAEEAERLRRLPATTITDFRQTELFRLLLPARFGGLQASFPELLQPIRRMAHGCASSAWTLGFYALHNWLLSLFDPRVQDEVFASGPVLAPAPLAPTGRGVPADGGTRLTGRWSWATGAMDADWVMVGVLIERPDRIDPALAVVPAEQVEVEDTWHTAGMRGTGSHDLVITDALVPEHRLVAVTDIYGGTAPGAREHGVPTYRWPMVPALALTAAMPVLGTAERVTDLFAERLSGRVLAYSGVAQKDQPAAQIRLGEARVRLSALRALVDQTADGIEAIVVRGDRVSRSVRADARLAAARTVHESRAIIADLMEASGASAHFLSSPMQRAKRDVDIAAGHVVFDYDTSRELAGALAIGAKISPIAMV; translated from the coding sequence ATGTCCGTGGTCGAAAGCCGCCCGCTGCACGGCGTCACCGACGAATTCGTTGCACGCCTGGCCGATCGCGCCGAAGAGGCCGAACGATTGCGGCGCCTGCCCGCGACGACCATCACCGATTTCCGGCAGACCGAGCTGTTCCGGCTACTGCTGCCGGCCCGCTTCGGCGGCCTTCAGGCCTCGTTCCCCGAACTGCTGCAACCGATTCGGCGCATGGCGCATGGTTGCGCATCCAGCGCGTGGACGCTGGGTTTCTACGCGCTGCACAACTGGCTGCTGTCGCTGTTCGACCCGCGCGTGCAGGACGAGGTTTTCGCGTCCGGCCCGGTGTTGGCGCCGGCTCCCTTGGCGCCGACCGGGCGTGGCGTACCGGCCGACGGTGGCACGCGCCTGACCGGGCGGTGGTCGTGGGCGACGGGCGCGATGGATGCCGATTGGGTGATGGTCGGCGTGCTGATCGAACGCCCGGACCGCATCGATCCGGCGCTGGCGGTGGTGCCCGCCGAGCAGGTCGAGGTCGAGGACACGTGGCACACGGCCGGCATGCGCGGCACCGGGTCGCACGACCTCGTCATCACCGACGCCCTGGTGCCCGAGCATCGGTTGGTCGCGGTGACCGACATCTACGGCGGCACGGCGCCGGGTGCGCGCGAGCACGGGGTGCCGACGTACCGGTGGCCGATGGTGCCCGCCCTGGCGCTGACGGCGGCGATGCCGGTGCTCGGAACGGCGGAACGGGTGACCGACCTGTTCGCCGAGCGGCTCAGCGGCCGTGTGCTGGCCTACAGCGGGGTGGCGCAGAAAGACCAGCCCGCCGCGCAGATCAGGCTGGGCGAAGCCAGGGTGCGGTTGAGCGCACTGCGGGCGTTGGTCGACCAGACGGCCGACGGCATCGAGGCGATCGTGGTCCGCGGCGATCGGGTGAGCCGATCGGTGCGGGCCGACGCGCGGTTGGCGGCCGCGCGCACCGTGCACGAAAGCCGGGCGATCATCGCCGACCTCATGGAGGCCTCCGGTGCCAGCGCCCATTTCCTGTCGAGCCCGATGCAGCGCGCCAAGCGCGACGTGGACATCGCGGCGGGACATGTGGTGTTCGATTACGACACGAGTCGAGAGTTGGCCGGGGCGTTGGCAATCGGCGCGAAAATCTCACCCATCGCGATGGTCTGA